The following proteins come from a genomic window of Heyndrickxia acidicola:
- a CDS encoding glutamate decarboxylase, translating into MPQWHPHRSQLELPHEFSVNPLFSRQGEQAISRFKMHNQGMLPETAYQIVRDEISLDGNARLNLATFVTTWMEPAAERLYKDAYDKNMIDKDEYPQTAAIEERCVRILADLWHSPQPHTTLGVSTTGSSEACMLGGLALKRRWQKARKSQGKPIDKPNIVFSSAVQVVWEKFANYWEVEPRYVDVSPEHPYLDPEGVLSAVDENTIGVVPILGVTYTGVYEPVEAIAKALDDYQERTGIDIPIHVDAASGGFIAPFLQPDLVWDFQIPRVKSINVSGHKYGLVCPGLGWVIWREAEDLPDDLIFRVSYLGGNMPTFALNFSRSGAQVLLQYYNFLRLGKDGYYEVQKTCQLIANFLSKEIQEMGHFEILTNGSDIPVFAWKLKEGDTPNWNLYDLSRQLRTYGWQVPAYPLPPGMEEVTVMRIVVRNGFSTDLAHLFLMNLKQAIEYLDSVEGSLPHQTKHDNGFHH; encoded by the coding sequence CGCATCGCTCGCAATTAGAGCTGCCTCACGAATTTTCTGTAAATCCGCTGTTTTCCCGCCAAGGAGAACAGGCCATTTCTCGTTTTAAAATGCACAATCAAGGGATGCTGCCCGAAACGGCATATCAAATAGTTCGCGATGAAATTTCTTTAGATGGAAATGCCCGTCTGAATCTTGCTACTTTTGTTACGACCTGGATGGAGCCTGCGGCTGAGCGCCTATATAAAGATGCTTATGACAAAAACATGATTGACAAGGATGAATATCCGCAGACAGCCGCAATTGAGGAACGCTGTGTGCGGATTTTAGCAGATCTTTGGCATTCACCTCAGCCGCATACGACACTGGGCGTATCGACGACTGGATCTTCCGAAGCGTGTATGCTTGGAGGGCTTGCATTAAAACGCCGGTGGCAAAAAGCACGCAAGAGCCAAGGAAAGCCGATTGATAAACCTAATATTGTCTTTAGTTCTGCTGTTCAAGTTGTTTGGGAGAAGTTTGCAAACTATTGGGAAGTGGAACCTCGATATGTTGATGTTAGTCCTGAGCATCCTTACTTGGATCCTGAAGGGGTTCTTAGTGCTGTAGATGAAAATACAATTGGTGTGGTGCCCATTCTTGGTGTGACCTACACAGGGGTTTATGAACCGGTAGAGGCAATTGCGAAAGCTTTAGATGATTATCAGGAGCGTACTGGCATAGATATCCCAATCCATGTGGATGCTGCTTCGGGAGGATTCATTGCACCTTTTCTCCAGCCGGATCTTGTGTGGGATTTTCAAATACCGAGAGTAAAGTCCATTAATGTATCAGGGCATAAATATGGATTAGTCTGCCCAGGACTCGGATGGGTAATTTGGAGAGAAGCGGAAGACCTTCCTGATGATCTTATCTTCAGAGTATCCTATCTAGGGGGGAACATGCCCACCTTTGCTTTGAATTTCTCCCGCTCAGGGGCACAAGTACTCCTGCAATATTACAATTTTTTACGATTAGGTAAAGATGGGTACTATGAGGTGCAAAAAACTTGTCAGTTGATAGCAAATTTTCTAAGCAAGGAAATTCAAGAGATGGGGCATTTTGAAATTCTTACAAATGGTTCTGATATTCCCGTGTTTGCTTGGAAGCTGAAAGAAGGGGACACACCAAATTGGAATCTCTATGATTTATCCCGCCAATTGCGCACCTATGGCTGGCAAGTGCCTGCGTATCCGCTGCCGCCGGGTATGGAAGAAGTTACGGTTATGCGGATAGTGGTTCGGAATGGCTTTTCCACGGATCTTGCACACTTATTTTTAATGAATCTCAAACAAGCCATTGAATATTTGGATTCGGTAGAGGGATCTTTGCCGCATCAGACCAAGCACGATAATGGTTTTCATCATTAA